A genomic window from Abyssisolibacter fermentans includes:
- the rpiB gene encoding ribose 5-phosphate isomerase B, protein MKIALGSDHGGFELKEIIKAHLEEKGIEVVDCGTNSSESVDYPEFGYKTAKAIIDGVCERGIVVCGTGIGISISANKVKGIRCALCGDCYSARMSREHNNANMLALGGRVTGRDLALEIVDVWCHTEFQGGRHERRVNKISDIEGNNMI, encoded by the coding sequence ATGAAAATAGCGTTAGGTAGTGATCATGGAGGGTTTGAATTAAAAGAGATTATAAAAGCACATCTTGAGGAAAAGGGCATAGAGGTAGTAGATTGTGGAACAAATTCTAGTGAGTCTGTAGATTATCCTGAGTTTGGATATAAAACAGCTAAAGCAATTATTGATGGAGTATGTGAAAGAGGTATTGTAGTTTGTGGAACAGGAATTGGAATATCTATTTCAGCAAATAAAGTTAAAGGGATAAGATGTGCATTATGTGGAGATTGTTATTCGGCAAGAATGTCAAGAGAGCATAATAATGCTAATATGTTAGCTTTAGGTGGTAGAGTTACAGGCAGAGATTTAGCACTTGAAATAGTTGATGTTTGGTGTCATACGGAGTTTCAAGGTGGAAGACATGAAAGAAGAGTAAATAAAATTAGTGACATAGAAGGCAATAATATGATATAA